The nucleotide sequence CGGTGGCCGGCGGGCGTTGGATGAATACCATCGGGTTGATTCAGTTTCGGTACTCCGCCCACGCCTTCGAGCAGGAACGGTATCAGAATCGCCTTGTTTTTTTCAGCGAGTTCCCTGAACAGGTCACGGAACTCGCGGGTGTAGCTGGTCCCCATGTTCGGTGGAATCTGCATACCGGCCAGGACCAGCGTGGTCCCTGGGCTTTTACGCCGAACGGTATCCATGATGGCCTGCAGGTTCTGCCGCGTCGACGCCAGAGGCAGGCCCCGCAGCCCGTCGTTGCCACCCAGTTCCAGCACAAATACGGCCACCGGCTGACGCATGACCCAGCCAATCCGACTTTTACCGCCCGCCGTTGTTTCGCCACTCAGCCCGGCGTTAACGACGGTGTAGTTCAAACCCGCCGAATCGATCTTCTGACCCACCAGCGCCGGAAACGCCTGCTGCGGTTCGACACCGTACCCGGCGGTCAGGCTGTTGCCATAGAACAGAATAACTTGCTTTTTGGCGGGTGCCTCAGGGGTTGAACCGGCCGAGCGTCCGGTGGCTGCGCTGGCTTCCTGCTCGCTGGTTTTCGTGTCGGACGAGCCACACCCCCAGACCGTTAAGACCAGCATCAGGCCGCTTATCACGGAATATGGCATTCGGGTTATCATCGAGAACTTCATCTTGAATACGTGGGTTAATCGTAAATTACAGTACGACGGGCCATTCTGTGCTAATTAAAGGACCAGACACCTTATTTTGTTCCATGAGCATCCTACGCGTTGAGAATCTGACGAAAACTTACCAGAGCGGGGGGCGCAGCCTGACCGTATTGCACGACGTTAATTTTACGCTTGAACCCGGCGATACATTCGCCATTGTTGGGCCATCGGGCAGTGGCAAAACCACCCTGCTCGGTCTGTGCGCCGGACTCGACCGGGCTTCCTCGGGCAGCGTTTATCTGAACGATATTCGCCTGGATACACTCAGCGAAGACCAGCGGGCGGCCGTCCGAAACCAGTACGTCGGTTTTATCTTCCAGAATTTTCAGCTCCTGCCGACACTAACGGCCCTCGAGAACGTAATGGTGCCGCTTGAGCTGCGGGGCGAAAAGGGCGCCCAGAAAACCGCCCAGGCCCTGCTGGAGCGCGTTGGTCTGGGTCAGCGCGGCCACCACTACCCTACCCAGCTATCGGGGGGTGAGCAGCAGCGTGTATCGCTCGCCCGGGCCTTCGCTAACCGGCCCCGCCTGCTGTTTGCCGACGAACCCACCGGCAATCTTGATGCCGACACCAGTGCGACCGTCGTTGATCTGCTGTTTGAGCTCAACCGCGAAGCCGGCACAACGCTCGTACTCGTTACGCACGATCTGGAACTGGCTTCCCGTACCCAGCGCGTCATTCGCATTAAGGGAGGTACGGTCGTGTCCGATACGAAAGCGGAACCGGTCGAAATTTCGTCCCGACCATAAACTGCCCCTCACGTAAAGGCGCCTGGTCCTATAATTAGAACCCACCCATGGATACCCCACGGTTTAAAGATACTCTATTACCCCGTCCCGGTTTCGGCTGGCTGTTCCGGATGGCCTGGCGCGACAGCCGCCGGAGTCGGCAGCGGCTACTGCTGTTTATGTCGGCCATTGTGCTGGGCATTGCCGCCCTGGTGGCTATTAACTCCTTTGGCGACAATCTCGCCAAAAGCATCGACGAGCAGGCCCGCGAACTCCTTGGCGCCGACCTGACGCTCTCGTGGTCACGCCCGCCCTCGCGCCCAACGCAGCAACTTATAAAAGCCATGGGTCGCGACCGGGCCTATGAGGTTTCGTTTGCTTCCCTGGTTTCCATTCCCAGAACCGGCGGAGTCAGGCTGGCGCAGGTAAAAGGGCTACAAGGTAACTTTCCCTACTACGGTACGTGGGAAGTCGAACCCGCTTCGGCCATCCAAACATTTCGGCGGGGTAACAGCCAGGTCGCGCTGGTAGACGACGCCTTACTGGTTCAACTGGGCGCGCAGCCCGGCGACTCCGTTCGGGTAGGTAACCTGTCGTTTCTGATTGCGGGGCGGGTGACAAAAACCCCGGGGCAGGCGGCTATTGCGGCTACCGTTGCGCCAACGGTTTTTATTCCAAATGCTTACCTGGCAAACACCGGCCTGCTCCAACGCGGCAGCCGGATCAACTACAAATACTATTACCAGTTTGCCCCCGGTACCGACGTAGCGGCTTATCTCAAGAAATACGCGGCCCGGCTGGATAAAGACGGGGTCAACTCAGACACCATTGCCGAACGTAAACGGCAGACCGGCCGCTCGTTCGGGGACTTAACTAAATACCTTAGCCTGGTTGCCTTTGTGGCTCTACTGCTGGGTTGTGTAGGTGTCGCCAGCGCGGTGCAGTTGTACGTAAAGGAAAAAGTGTCGTCGGTTGCCATCCTGCGAACGCTCGGTGCCAGCGGTCGGCAGGCGCTGCTGATCTATCTGCTCCAGACCGCCATCATGGGCCTGCTGGGCGCTACGCTGGGTGCCGTGCTGGGGTCAGCGGTACAGCTGCTTCTGCCCCGCGTATTCGGAAATTTCCTGCCCATTACGGTGCAGACCGACCTGTCGGGTCCTGCGATTCTGAGCGGCATCGGTACGGGCCTGCTGATTTCGGTGCTGTTTGCCCTGCTGCCCCTGCTGGCTATTCGGAACGTATCGCCCCTTCGCACGCTCCGCACATCCTACGAGGCCGATTTGAGCGGTCGTGATCCGTTTCGCTGGTTGGTGTACCTGCTGGTCCTTGGTTTCATTATCGGCTTCGCGTACCTCCAGACCCGGAACCTCTCGCTGGCGGCTGGGTTTACCGGCGGACTCGCCCTGGCCTTTGGCATTCTGACCGCTTTGGGCCTGGGGCTGATCTGGCTCGTGCGCCGGTTTTTTCCGGCTTCATGGAGTTACGTCTGGCGGCAGAGTCTGGCGAATCTGTATCGTCCCAACAACCAGACGCTCATCCTCGTTACGGCCATTGGTCTGGGCGCGTTTCTGATCGCTACGTTGTATCTCACGCAGGGTCTGCTGCTCGGTCGGGTCGAGCTGTCGGGCAGCGGCAAACAACCGAATATGGTGCTGTTCGACATTCAGAACGAGCAGCTCGCCGGCGTCCGGTCGCTGGTGAAGCAGCAGAAACTGCCCGTTTTGCAGGAAGTCCCCGTCGTGACGATGCGCCTGTCCGACATCAACGGGCGTACCGCCGAAGCCATCCGGAAGGATACCGCCATAAAAGTACCCAACTGGGCCTTTACCCGCGAGTACCGCATCACCTACCGCGATTCGCTGATTTCGTCGGAAAAGCTGGCGGCCGGTAAAGCGCCTTATCAGGCCGACGGCAACATCTATGTTTCTGTCGAAAAAGATTTTCTCGACCGGCTACACCTCAAACTGGGCGATACGCTCAACTTCAACGTACAGGGCGCCCCTATTCCGGTCATCGTCGGCGGCACCCGCGAGGTCGACTGGAACCGGGTGCAAACGAACTTCCTGCTTGTATTCCCGACCGGCGTGCTGGAACAGGCCCCGCAATTTCACGTCCTGATGACGCGGGTGCCCGACAACCAGACCTCGGCCATGTTGCAGCGGGGTCTGGTCAGCCGCTTTCCCAACGTGTCGGCCATTGATCTCGGTCTGATTTTGAAAACGGTAGACGAAATTCTTGAGCAGATTTCGTTCGTCATTCGGTTCATGGCCCTCTTCAGTATCCTGACGGGACTGCTGGTGCTGGCCAGTTCAGTCGTCATCAGCAAATACCAGCGGCTGCGCGAAAGCGTCCTGCTCCGAACGCTCGGTGCCAGCCGAAGCCAGATTCTGCGGATTACAGCCCTTGAATACGGTCTGCTGGGCCTCCTGGCGGCTTTGTCGGGTATTCTGCTGTCGCTGGCCAGCACCTGGACGCTGGCACGGTTCGTTTTTGAAGTTCCATACCGCCCGGCCCTTGTACCGCTGGCCGTTGTAGCTGGTATCGTTACGGTATTGACAGTCGTAATCGGCGTCTTCAACAGCCGCGAGGTGCTGGTCCGCCCCCCGCTGGACGTTCTGCGGGCAGAAGGCTAAGGTTTACTGAGCCAGATACCCGCCATCAACCGGGTAATACGACCCGGTTACGAACGAAGCCTTATCCGACGACAGCCAGATGACCAGTTCGGCTACTTCCTCGGCTTTGCCCAGCCGCCTAATGGGATGCATACCAATCAACTGCTGCCGGGCCTCCTCGGGCAGGGTTGACAGCAGGGGCGTGTCGATATAGCCAGGTCCAACGGCATTGATTCGAATTCCTTTCGAACCGTATTCGAGCGCTGCCGTTTGAGTCAGTCCAACCACCCCATGTTTAGCGGCCACGTAGCCCGGCGAATTGGGTGTACCGACTTGGCCAAGAATGGACGCCATGTTTACAATGGCGCCACTGCCTTGCTTTACCATCTGGGCGAGCTGGTACTTC is from Spirosoma taeanense and encodes:
- a CDS encoding arylesterase → MPYSVISGLMLVLTVWGCGSSDTKTSEQEASAATGRSAGSTPEAPAKKQVILFYGNSLTAGYGVEPQQAFPALVGQKIDSAGLNYTVVNAGLSGETTAGGKSRIGWVMRQPVAVFVLELGGNDGLRGLPLASTRQNLQAIMDTVRRKSPGTTLVLAGMQIPPNMGTSYTREFRDLFRELAEKNKAILIPFLLEGVGGVPKLNQPDGIHPTPAGHRIVANTVWNVLRPVLEKRPSS
- a CDS encoding ABC transporter ATP-binding protein, producing MSILRVENLTKTYQSGGRSLTVLHDVNFTLEPGDTFAIVGPSGSGKTTLLGLCAGLDRASSGSVYLNDIRLDTLSEDQRAAVRNQYVGFIFQNFQLLPTLTALENVMVPLELRGEKGAQKTAQALLERVGLGQRGHHYPTQLSGGEQQRVSLARAFANRPRLLFADEPTGNLDADTSATVVDLLFELNREAGTTLVLVTHDLELASRTQRVIRIKGGTVVSDTKAEPVEISSRP
- a CDS encoding ABC transporter permease, which translates into the protein MAWRDSRRSRQRLLLFMSAIVLGIAALVAINSFGDNLAKSIDEQARELLGADLTLSWSRPPSRPTQQLIKAMGRDRAYEVSFASLVSIPRTGGVRLAQVKGLQGNFPYYGTWEVEPASAIQTFRRGNSQVALVDDALLVQLGAQPGDSVRVGNLSFLIAGRVTKTPGQAAIAATVAPTVFIPNAYLANTGLLQRGSRINYKYYYQFAPGTDVAAYLKKYAARLDKDGVNSDTIAERKRQTGRSFGDLTKYLSLVAFVALLLGCVGVASAVQLYVKEKVSSVAILRTLGASGRQALLIYLLQTAIMGLLGATLGAVLGSAVQLLLPRVFGNFLPITVQTDLSGPAILSGIGTGLLISVLFALLPLLAIRNVSPLRTLRTSYEADLSGRDPFRWLVYLLVLGFIIGFAYLQTRNLSLAAGFTGGLALAFGILTALGLGLIWLVRRFFPASWSYVWRQSLANLYRPNNQTLILVTAIGLGAFLIATLYLTQGLLLGRVELSGSGKQPNMVLFDIQNEQLAGVRSLVKQQKLPVLQEVPVVTMRLSDINGRTAEAIRKDTAIKVPNWAFTREYRITYRDSLISSEKLAAGKAPYQADGNIYVSVEKDFLDRLHLKLGDTLNFNVQGAPIPVIVGGTREVDWNRVQTNFLLVFPTGVLEQAPQFHVLMTRVPDNQTSAMLQRGLVSRFPNVSAIDLGLILKTVDEILEQISFVIRFMALFSILTGLLVLASSVVISKYQRLRESVLLRTLGASRSQILRITALEYGLLGLLAALSGILLSLASTWTLARFVFEVPYRPALVPLAVVAGIVTVLTVVIGVFNSREVLVRPPLDVLRAEG
- a CDS encoding SDR family NAD(P)-dependent oxidoreductase, with amino-acid sequence MEHSLAGKTALVTGGASGIGKAVALLYAQHGANVLVSDLDAEKGQVVVEQIKGMDVQSHFVLADVGDPADCGRLVNETVNRYGRLDIACNNAGIGGELNLTADYSLEGWEKIININLNSVFYCMKYQLAQMVKQGSGAIVNMASILGQVGTPNSPGYVAAKHGVVGLTQTAALEYGSKGIRINAVGPGYIDTPLLSTLPEEARQQLIGMHPIRRLGKAEEVAELVIWLSSDKASFVTGSYYPVDGGYLAQ